The following proteins are encoded in a genomic region of Magallana gigas chromosome 1, xbMagGiga1.1, whole genome shotgun sequence:
- the LOC136275480 gene encoding uncharacterized protein, translating to MTYREKFKYIPTQEICQRHSNMLYEIYCEPCELPVCNLCLEHRTHRCMDIRRAYQRKRQQHRGTIHAVRSDALFFRPVLLSESVADLKTCKTNFTLYQSEMFIKAQRLKNLLYKGIGHVDFKHRCLKQKIEMIRHIVTLQVYENVYEQSAFTPLQFLSLMKTACLLQIHHTIHTSHLFMTESLKKGDVMESLSGIQITDRGNRRLLKLISPIEFEHSLKLTDLDCCDHISCVKSDRVWVSDSKNNLLFINNKGDILHRVNDVRIRNGLHTVNGGGELIYIDKNYNIKKLSKDMKTTIRFIQKTDPKWRPQCVHWSPSTGNLLVGMYRDDLMKGKVARYNQAGQLTQTIQHSDPKERLYWEPIYITENNNGDIVVSDCIFFLLSAVTVTERGGKHRFSYYGHSGVGFQPRGICTDALSHILVSDFMTHTVQMLDKDGQFLSHLLIRPSGILTPCSLSYDVNTHRLWVGSLINNRLSVYRYIDHQQEIMEIRQDTTDMMDSLSKIPTTETEKPQDGKECLLRLVSSPELLHTITLKDFFGCVHISCVTPDRVWVTDAKCKLILTNTKGETLHNLEEFWDDLYYNGLHTVNSESELIYISRYFNINKLSKDLKTTTTFIKRTDSTWRPQCVYWSPCTKDLLVGMHREDIKTSKVTRYNQSGQLTQTIQQDNTGLELYIQPIYITENNNGDVVVSNRCSAVVVTDREGVHRFTYTGHPPGSGLQPYGICTDALSHILVCDNTTETVHMLDKDGRFLSHLLNMAHTLGEQHSLSYDVNTHLLWVGSVYNSVVVYRYIDQRDTLKGKNNR from the exons ATGACATACCGTGAAAAATTCAAGTACATTCCAACACAGGAAATATGTCAGAGACATTCTAACATGCTCTATGAAATTTACTGTGAACCGTGTGAGCTTCCTGTCTGCAATCTTTGTTTGGAGCATAGAACACACCGGTGTATGGATATTCGGAGAGCATATCAAAGAAagcgacaacaacacagaggaaccattcaTGCCGTCAGAAGTGATGCTCTCTTTTTCAGACCTGTTCTACTGTCAGAAAGCGTAGCCGACCTCAAAACATGTAAGACCAACTTTACCCTTTATCAATCGGAGATGTTCATAAAGGCCCAGAGACTGAAGAATCTTTTATACAAAGGCATAGGTCAtgttgatttcaaacacagatgtttaaaacagaagATTGAAATGATCAGGCATATTGTTACCCTACAGGTATATGAAAACGTATATGAACAGTCAGCATTTACTCCGCTCCAATTTCTTTCATTAATGAAGACAGCCTGCCTCCTTCAGATACACCATACAATCCACACCAGCCACCTCTtcatgactgagtcactcaaaAAGGgggatgtgatggagtcactaaGCGGAATTCAAATCACAGATAGAGGAAACCGACGTCTCCTGAAACTTATATCTCCCATTGAGTTCGAACACTCTCTCAAACTGACAGATCTTGATTGTTGTGATCATATTTCTTGCGTGAAGTCAGACCGGGTATGGGTCAGTGATAGTAAAAATAATCTTCTCTTCATAAACAACAAAGGTGACATTCTACATCGCGTAAATGATGTACGTATTAGAAATGGATTGCATACAGTGAATGGTGGGGGTGAATTGATATATATAGATAAGaattataacattaaaaaattgtctaaggatatgaaaacaaccattcGGTTTATACAAAAAACAGACCCTAAATGGAGACCTCAATGCGTCCACTGGTCACCTTCTACTGGGAATCTGCTGGTGGGGATGTATAGAGATGATTTAATGAAAGGCAAGGTAGCACGGTATAACCAAGCTGGACAACTGACACAAACAATACAACACAGCGATCCAAAAGAGAGGCTGTATTGGGAACCTATTTATATAACAGAAAATAACAATGGTGATATCGTTGTGTCAGACTGTATTTTCTTCTTATTAAGTGCTGTAACGGTAACTGAGCGTGGAGGAAAACACCGATTCTCCTACTATGGACATTCGGGAGTAGGATTTCAGCCACGTGGAATTTGTACTGACGCCTTGTCACACATTTTAGTGAGTGATTTTATGACCCACACAGTACAAATGTTAGACAAAGACGGTCAGTTTCTGTCACACCTACTAATTAGACCATCAGGGATATTAACACCATGCAGCCtcagttatgatgtcaacactcaccgtctctgggtcggatcactTATAAACAACAGACTTAGTGTCTACAGATATATTGACCACCAGCAAGAGATAATGG AAATAAGACAAGACACTACTGATATGATGGATTCACTTAGTAAAATTCCAACCACCGAGACTGAAAAACCACAAGACGGAAAGGAGTGTCTGCTGAGACTGGTTTCTTCTCCCGAGTTACTTCACACTATTACACTGAAGGACTTCTTTGGCTGTGTTCATATTTCATGTGTGACaccagaccgggtctgggtcactGATGCTAAATGCAAACTTATCTTGACAAATACGAAAGGTGAGACTCTTCATAATCTGGAGGAATTTTGGGACGATTTATATTATAACGGgttacacacagtgaacagtgagagtgaactgatttatataagtagatattttaacatcaacaaactatcaaaggatttaaaaacaaccactacatttataaagagaaCTGACTCTACATGGAGACCACAATGTGTATACTGGTCCCCGTGCACTAAAGATCTACTTGTCGGGATGCACAGAGAAGACATCAAAACaagcaaggtaacccggtacaaccagagcggACAACTGACACAAACCATACAACAAGACAACACAGGGCTAGAACTGTATATACAACCtatctatataacagagaacaacaatggggatgtcgtggtgtctaaCCGATGtagtgctgtagtggtgactgATCGTGAAGGAGTACATCGTTTCacctacacaggacatccacCAGGATCAGGACTACAGCCATATGGCATTTGTACTGATGCCCtttcacacatcctggtgtgtgataaTACAACCGAAACAGTGCATATGTTAGACAAGGACGGTCGGTTCTTGTCACATCTACTAAACATGGCACATACGTTGGGTGAACAGCACAGCCtaagttatgatgtcaacactcaccttCTTTGGGTCGGGTCAGTGTACAATAGTGTAGTTGTCTACAGGTATATAGACCAACGTGATACTTTGAAAGGTAAGAATAATCGATga